The Candidatus Cloacimonadaceae bacterium DNA segment AGACAAGCTTTTCCGCAAAGCGGGGGAAAACTGGCTAATAAACCACGACGTCCATGCTTTCATCAATGAAAACGCCTATTGGCTGAAACCATATATTGCATTCACCACCCTGTGCAAGCTCTATGAGGATTGCACCTGGAACAGTTTCGCGCCCCAGCACAGACGCTATTCGGATCAGCTCTATGACAAGCTGATGGAGGATTTCTCCACCGGAATGCTCAATACGGCAGCCTGTCAGGCAATCCTCGAAGATCAGATATCTCGCTTCAAAGCGGTTTTGATCGAAAATAACATCACCCTCATTGGTGATATGCCGCTCTACCTATCCCTCCACAGCACTGAGGTTTGGGCACATCAGGAGCTCTTTGAACTGACCGAAAACGGCGAGCCCACAAGCGTGGCAGGCGTTCCACCCGATGCCTTTGCCGAGGAGGGACAGCTTTGGGGAAACCCAATTTACAGATGGGAGACGATGCGCCATCAACGTTATCCGCTTTTCACCGCTCGCATCGGACACGCTCTTAAGTTTATCGACCGCTTGCGTTTGGATCATTTCATCGGATATGTGAACTATTGGAATGTGCCATGTGCTTGGGACGCTAAAACTCAAAAACATATCCTGCCGGAAGATGCCAGAGGCGGAAATTGGATCCCTGCTCCGGGAGATGATTTCTTTGGTCATATCTGCTATCATTTTTCCGCCGATCGTTTCATCGCCGAAGACCTTGGCATCCTAAACGAAGAGGTTTGCCGCATCCGCGGGAAATATGGCTTCCCCGGCATGATCATCCTACAGTTTTGCTTTGAAGAAAGCGTACCACGGGTACATGAATATCCTTTTGACCGCTATCTCTATACCGGAACGCACGACAATCCGACCATACGTGAATGGTTCGAAGCACTTGAACCAGAATCAGATAGCTATAAAAACTTAATGCAGTATGTGAAAGAAAATCCGCATATACTTGATCCGC contains these protein-coding regions:
- the malQ gene encoding 4-alpha-glucanotransferase encodes the protein MKKHGVLLHISSLPGDFGIGDFGPAAYRFAEYLAQRKCAYWQILPLNHCGYGNSPYNPISAFALNPYLISPELLFQDGLIEYDDLISAKHPSSPQIAFETVFKAKDKLFRKAGENWLINHDVHAFINENAYWLKPYIAFTTLCKLYEDCTWNSFAPQHRRYSDQLYDKLMEDFSTGMLNTAACQAILEDQISRFKAVLIENNITLIGDMPLYLSLHSTEVWAHQELFELTENGEPTSVAGVPPDAFAEEGQLWGNPIYRWETMRHQRYPLFTARIGHALKFIDRLRLDHFIGYVNYWNVPCAWDAKTQKHILPEDARGGNWIPAPGDDFFGHICYHFSADRFIAEDLGILNEEVCRIRGKYGFPGMIILQFCFEESVPRVHEYPFDRYLYTGTHDNPTIREWFEALEPESDSYKNLMQYVKENPHILDPQADEQEISYRIDDFIKAENIHKLMINITLTSGCEKIIIPMQDILGLDSYARMNIPGTALGNWQWRMTENLVL